A segment of the Streptococcus dysgalactiae subsp. dysgalactiae genome:
GTTGATCAGGCGGTGGAAGCTGCTCATGAGATGCTTTTGGGTAACCAGTTTGGCGATTCTGGTGCGCGAGTTGTCATTGAAGAGTTTATTGAGGGTGAGGAATTTTCACTCTTTGCATTTGTTAACGGCGATAAGTTCTATATTATGCCAACTGCTCAAGACCACAAGCGTTCTTATGATGGCGACAAGGGTCCTAATACAGGCGGGATGGGAGCTTATGCTCCAGTTCCTCACATTTCACAAGATGTGGTTGATCAAGCTGTGGGAACCATTGTTAAACCGGTCCTTGAAGGTATGATTGCGGAAGGGCGTCCTTACCTTGGTATCCTCTATGCGGGTCTTATTTTGACTGCTGGGGGTCCCAAAGTTATTGAGTTCAATGCCCGTTTTGGGGATCCGGAGGCACAGATTATTCTTCCACGCCTAACGTCAAACTTTGCCCAAAACATTACAGACATTCTTGATCAAAAGGACACCAAAATCACTTGGGTAGAAGAAGGGCTCACACTGGGAGTTGTGGTTGCCTCAGAAGGTTACCCATTAGCCTATGACAAAGGTGTCGTCTTGCCAGCTAAAAGCGAGGGTGAGATTGTGACTTACTATGCCGGAGCTAAGTTTTCGGCGGATGGCCAAGCACTGCTGTCCAATGGCGGTCGAGTCTACATGCTGGTCACCACAGCAGACGACGTCTCAGCTGCGCAAACCAGAATTTACCAGGAACTGGACAAACAGAAACGGCCAGGCCTCTTTTATCGTAAGGACATCGGTAGCAAGGCTTTGAAGTAAGTTTGTGAGTTGGTTAGTTAATTTGTTTGAATTTATTATTTAATAGAAATTGTATGAAGCGTTAGCTCCTAGCGAACGCAGTGAGCCAGCTTGCAGTGACAAAGTGGTGAAAGTCATAGCCTGTTAAGGCTATGACAGGGAGAATGGGAGACCTCAGGCTCACATTTTAACAATGAAACACCATAAATTTGGAAAGGCGGTTGCTTGTGTCCCTCACCACAATGTCACTGCAAAAATTTAATAAAGGAGAGAAAATGGAAGCAATTGTATCCATCATCATGGGTTCCAGTTCTGACTGGACAACCATGCAAAAAGCAGCAGACGTTTTGGATAAATTTGGCATTGCCTATGAGAAAAAAGTAGTTTCTGCCCATCGGACACCGGATTTAATGTTCAAACATGCCGAAGAAGCGCGTGGTCGTGGCATTAAGATTATTATTGCGGGTGCTGGCGGAGCTGCCCATTTGCCTGGTATGGTGGCTGCTAAAACAACCTTGCCGGTTATTGGTGTGCCTGTAAAATCCCGTGCCTTGAGTGGTCTTGATTCCCTTTACTCCATTGTTCAAATGCCAGGTGGCGTTCCAGTCGCAACTATGGCCATTGGAGAAGCTGGAGCAACCAATGCGGCGCTGACAGCTTTGCGGATCCTTTCTGTTGAAAATCAAAACATTGCGGATGCCTTAGCGGATTTCCAAGTGGAACAAGGTAAAATTGCGGAGGCCATGACAGATGAACTCAAGTAAAACCATTGGCATTATTGGTGGCGGACAACTTGGTCAAATGATGGCTATTTCCGCTATTTATCTGGGACATCAAGTGATGACGCTAGACCCCTCAGCCGACTGTCCAGCAGGGCGAGTTAGCCAGCTGATTGTGGCGTCTTATGATGATGTGGGTGCCCTAACTGAGCTTGCAGAGCGCTGCGATGTCCTAACCTATGAATTTGAAAATGTGGATGCTGATGGTTTGGATGCTGTCATCAAGGAGGGCCAACTGCCCCAAGGAACAGATCTGCTTCGAATTTCTCAGAATCGGATTTTTGAGAAAGAGTTTTTGGCCAATAAAGCCAAAGTCACTGTCGCACCTTACAAGGTAGTGAAGATTTCTACCGATTTGGACGATATTGATCTCAGTAAAAAATACGTTTTAAAAACGGCGACAGGTGGTTACGATGGGCACGGACAAGTGGTCATTGCCTCCGATGCTGACCTAGCTGCTGCTAGAGAATTAGCGGACTCAGCCGACTGTGTTTTGGAAGAATTTGTGGCCTTTGACTTGGAAGTGTCGGTCATCGTTTCAGGTAACCAAAAAGAGTTCACCGTCTTCCCTGTTCAAGAAAACATTCACCGCAACAATATCTTGTCAAAAACCATTGTGCCTGCCCGCATTTCGGAAGGTCTAGCAGAAAAAGCTAAGGTCATGGCCTTGGAGATTGCTAAGGAGTTGAACCTAGCAGGAACACTTTGTGTGGAAATGTTTGTCAGCAAGGATGACATTATTGTCAATGAGATTGCCCCAAGACCGCATAATTCTGGTCACTATTCCATTGAAGCTTGTGATTTCTCACAGTTCGACACTCATATTCTGGGTGTGCTTGGTTTGCCGCTGCCAGCCATTACTTTACACGCTCCAGCTGTCATGCTCAATGTCTTGGGTCAACATGTGGACAAAGCGCAAGCCTATGTCCAAGAAAACCCTAGCGCCCACCTTCATCTTTATGGTAAACTAGAAGCGAAACAAAACCGCAAGATGGGACATGTGACGGTGTTTGCGGAAGATGCTGAAGAGTTTGGCAAAGGAATCGATTTTAATTAAGGAGAAAAGATGTTAGAAAGATATTCACGCCCTGAGATGGCGAACATTTGGAGTGAAGAGAATAAATACCGTGCTTGGTTAGAGGTGGAAATCTTAGCTGATGAGGCTTGGGCTGAGCTTGGTGAGATTCCGAAAGAGGATGTGGCTAAGATTCGTGCTAATGCCGACTTTGATGTGGATCGGATTCTTGAGATTGAAAAAGAAACCCGTCATGATGTGGTGGCTTTCACTCGTGCGGTTTCAGAAACGCTTGGTGATGAGCGCAAGTGGGTTCATTATGGTTTGACGTCAACGGACGTTGTTGATACGGCTTATGGTTACCTTTACAAACAGGCTAACGATATTATCCGTCGCGACCTAGAGAACTTTACGCAAATCGTGGCTGATAAGGCGCGTGAACACAAGATGACGATTATGATGGGGCGTACGCACGGTGTTCATGCGGAACCAACGACTTTTGGTCTTAAACTGGCAACTTGGTATAGTGAGATGAAACGTAATCAAGAACGTTTTGAACGTGCTGCTGCTGGGGTTGAGGCTGGTAAAATCTCTGGCGCGGTAGGCAATTTCGCCAATATTCCTCCATTTGTGGAAGAATATGTTTGTGATAAACTTGGCATCCGCCCCCAAGAAATTTCGACACAGGTCCTACCACGTGACCTCCATGCCGAATACTTTGCGGTTCTAGCAAGCATCGCAACTTCTATTGAACGCATGGCAACTGAAATCCGTGGTTTGCAAAAATCTGAACAACGTGAAGTGGAAGAGTTCTTTGCTAAAGGGCAAAAAGGTAGCTCAGCTATGCCACATAAACGTAACCCAATTGGTTCTGAAAATATGACTGGTTTGGCGCGTGTTATCCGTGGTCATATGGTTACTGCCTACGAAAATGTTCCTTTATGGCACGAACGTGATATTTCTCATTCTTCTGCAGAACGAATTATTACTCCAGATACAACCATTCTCATTAACTACATGCTTAACCGCTTTGGCAATATCGTTAAAAACTTAACGGTTTTCCCAGAAAATATGATCCGCAATATGGGTTCTACCTTTGGTCTTATTTTTAGCCAACGTGTTATGCTTAAATTGATTGAAAAAGGCATGACCCGCGAAGGTGCTTATGACTTGGTTCAACCAAAAACAGCTTACTCATGGGACAATCAAGTGGACTTTAAATCACTTTTAGAAGCTGATGAAGAAGTGACTTCTCGTCTAACACAAGAAGAAATCGACGAACTCTTCAACCCTGTTTATTACACCAAACGCGTGGATGACATCTTTAAACGATTAGGACTTTAAAAAGAAAACATTAATCAAAGAAGGGCGAAGCCTTCTTTTTTTGTTTAAAAAGCGAACAAAAGTTGCAAAAAACTCATAAAAATTAGTTTTTTATTAAATAATGTGATATAATAAAGAAAATAGCTTTGGAAGAGAGAAAGCATGTTAGAGCATTTTGGTGAAAAAGTGAGAGGACTAAGACTTGAGAAAGGGATTAGTCGAGAGGAATTATGTGGAGATGAGGCAGAATTGTCTGTTCGCCAGTTGGCGAGGATAGAGCTAGGTCAATCTATACCAAGTTTAGCAAAGGTTATTTTTATTGCGAAAGCCTTAGAGGTCAGCGTCGGTTATTTGACGGATGGTGCTAACCTAGAACTCCCTAAACGATATAAAGAGTTAAAATATCTCATTTTAAGGACTCCGACTTATATGGACGATGGGAAATTGCAAGTCCGAGAGTCTCAGTTTGATGAGATATTCGAAAACTATTATGATCAATTGCCCGAGGAGGAAAAATTGATTATAGAATGTTTACAGGCTACGCTAGACACTTTATTGAGTGAAAACATCAATTTTGGTGTTGAATTATTGCAGGAATATTTTAAACAAACCAAAGTTAAGCTACGTTTTAAACAAAACGACTTGATACTTATTGAACTCTATCTGGCTTATCTCGATATTGAAGGGATGTATGGAGAATATTCTGATAAGGTTTTTTATGATTCTTTGTTAGATAACCTGTTAAAACAATTCGATGACTTTGAATTAGACGAACTGTTCATAGTTAATAAAATTATTATTGATATTTCTTCTTTAAGTATTAAAACTAATAAACTAGATAATCTAGAAAAGACGATTGCTATAAGTCAAAAAATCATGGCAAAAATTCAGGATTGGAATAGAATGCCTATACTAAAATTAATAGAATGGAAGTACTTTTTAATAAAGCAAAAGAACAGAAAACAAGCAGAGGAATCATATACAAAGGCGTGTCTGTTTGCGCAGATAACAGGAGACAAGTATTTGGAAGAGCAATTAATTAAAGAATGGGAGAAAGATATTTGTGCTTATTAACAGGACATGAATGTCATTTTTCTAGAAATAGAAGTGAGTTATAATTCTTTCATAACCTAAAAAATTAATTGAAGGAGTTTTGACCTATGTTCAAAAGATATCACTACTATTTTATACTTACTGCTATGTTGGCATTTAAAGCAGCTCAGATGATAAGTCAAGTGGATTGGTGGCGTTTGTAAACAACAATTCTTCCTCCCTCCCCCTCGCTACTTTGTGTTATAATACTATTATGACTAGAATTTTAGATAATGATGTAATGGGGGATGAAGAGCTTGTTGAGCGAACGCTTCGTCCGAAGTATTTGCGTGAGTACATTGGGCAAGATAAGGTTAAGGAGCAATTAAACATTTTTATTGAAGCGGCTAAGCTTCGTGATGAATCTTTAGATCATGTGTTGTTGTTTGGCCCTCCAGGTTTAGGGAAAACCACAATGGCATTTGTGATTGCTAATGAATTAGGGGTTAATCTGAAACAAACATCTGGTCCGGCAATCGAGAAGGCTGGTGATTTGGTAGCTATTTTGAATGATCTGGAACCAGGAGATGTGCTCTTTATTGATGAAATTCATCGTCTGCCTATGGCAGTCGAAGAAGTATTGTACAGTGCTATGGAAGATTTTTACATCGATATCATGATTGGTGCTGGGGACACTAGTCGAAGTGTTCATTTGGATTTACCACCTTTTACATTGATTGGAGCTACAACACGAGCTGGGATGTTGTCAAATCCTTTGCGAGCTCGATTTGGCATTACTGGACACATGGAATACTATCAGGAAGCTGATTTGACTGAAATTATCGAACGAACAGCTAATATTTTTGACATGGAAATTGTTCATGAAGCGGCTCAAGAGTTAGCTTGCCGTAGTCGGGGAACACCGCGTATTGCTAATAGATTGTTAAAGCGGGTACGTGATTATGCTCAGATTGTTGGAGATGGCGTCATCACGGCTCAGATTACAGACAAAGCCCTAACCATGCTTGATGTTGACCGAGAAGGTCTTGATTATGTAGATCAGAAGATTTTACGAACCATGATTGAAATGTATCAGGGTGGACCGGTTGGGTTAGGCACTTTATCAGTTAATATTGCAGAAGAACGTGATACAGTTGAAGACATGTACGAACCTTATCTGATTCAAAAAGGATTTCTAATGCGTACACGAACTGGTCGTGTGGTGACGGAAAAAGCCTATCGTCATCTTGGTTATCCATATCCGTCTAACTAATCTGTTTGTATTAAGGAATCATCATCTGAACCTGTTCTTAGTGTTCAGATTTTTTGTGTGAAGGCCTGAAATTATTATCTCTATTTCTCCGATAGAGGTGAGAAATTTGATATAATAGTCCAAAGGAGTTTTTCATGAAAAAAGTATGTTTTGTTTGTCTTGGGAATATTTGTCGAAGCCCTATGGCTGAATTTGTCATGAAAACTTTGGTGTCATCTGATACTTTTTTCGTGGAGAGTCGAGCGACCTCAAGTTGGGAACAGGGCAATCCTATTCATCCGGGCACGCAATCCATTTTGAAGGCTTATCAGATTGACTATGACGTGGCAAAACGTGCTCAGCAAATCACAGTAGCTGATTTTGAGGCTTTTGATGTGATTATTGGTATGGATAGCAAAAATGTTAAAGATCTTAGGGATATGTCACACCATCAGTGGGATGCTAAAATTAAACTTTTTAGAGAGGGTGGCGTCCCTGATCCTTGGTACACAGGCGATTTTGAAGAAACCTATCGATTAGTAACCCAAGGTTGTCAGAAGTGGTTAAAGGAACTAGGGGTTGACTAGTAGTCAACTTAGAAAATGAGTAGTAGGAATGACAAATATACAAAGTATGATTAAAAAATGGAATATCACACGAGCCAAGCTTGAAATTTTCTCAGTCATTGTTATTTTGGTTTGTGCCCTTTCGGTTTTTGGAGTGAGGCTAACACATCAAACTAGTCTGACCTACGAACAGGGAAAAATGCGGTATACAGGTTATGTTGTCAACCATAAGATGAATGGCAAAGGTAAGCTGATTTATCCCAATGGGGATACTTATGTTGGGACCTTCAAAAATGGTGTTTTTGAGGGAGAGGGAACTTTTACAGCTAAAACAGGCTGGTCTTATAAAGGTCAGTTTCATAAAGGTCAAGCAGATGGTAAAGGTGTGCTAAAGGCAAAAAATGCGAAGGTTTATAAAGGAACCTTCAAACAGGGGATATTTCAAAAATGAGAATAAAATGGTTTTCGTTTGTTAGGGTAACAGGGCTTTTGCTGGTCTTACTCTATCACTTTTTTAAAAACACATTTCCAGGAGGCTTTATAGGAGTTGATATTTTCTTCACTTTTTCAGGCTATCTAATCACAGCTCTCTTGATAGATGAATACACCAAAAAAGAAAGCATAGATATTATTGGTTTCCTAAGAAGGCGGTTTTATCGTATTGTTCCTCCGCTCGTTTTAATGATTTTATTGACTATCCCTTTTACTTTTTTAGTTAAAAGCGATTTTATTGCTAATTTAGGAAGTCAGATTGCAGCTGTTCTAGGGTTCACAACTAATATTTATGAGATATTAACAGGAAGCAGTTACGAAAGTCAATTTATCCCTCATCTCTTTGTTCACACATGGAGTTTAGCCATTGAAGTCCATTTTTATTTGATTTGGGGAGTGTTGATTTGGTTGTTAGCTAAGCGTCAGGATAGTCATAAGAAGCTGAGAGGCCTTCTCTTTTTAATATCATCAGGAGTTTTTGCAGTCAGCTTTTTGAGCATGTTTATCAGAGCTTTTGTGACTTCTAATATATCATTGATTTATTTTTCAAGCTTCTCACATAGCTTCCCTTTCTTTTTGGGAGCGATGTTTGCGACGATGACAGGTATCAAGGAAACGACCGTTCGTTTTCAAAAAAATGTTCGGTTGTGGTCGCGTCAGCAAGTGATTGCTGTGATGGTTGGTGCTTCTGCCCTTTTACTCTTATTGACCATTACCTTGAATTTTAATCATATTATGACTTATTTATTTGGCTTTGCATTAGCTAGTTTATTTGCATCGGTTATGATTTACGCTGCGCGTGTGCTTCACGAACAGACGCCAGACTGGCAAGAGCCTAAAGTAGTAACGTATTTGGCTGATATTAGTTACGGTATTTACCTTTTCCATTGGCCTTTTTACATTATTTTTACCCAATTAATGTCAAATGTCTTGGCGGTTATTCTGACCACTTTCTTTTCGGTCTTGTTTGCTACCATGTCTTATTATATTGTGGAACCTTTGATTCAAGGTAAGAAACCTAACTTGCTTGGTTTGGAAATTGATTTGTCTCCCTATTATAAGTGGATTTCAGGAGTATCATTGGTCTTAGCCTTCCTGGCTTTTGGGATCTGTGTTGCAGCTCCAAAAGTGGGCAAATTTGAACGTCAGCTATTGGTAAGTTCTTTGCAACAGGCACAAAATAATATTGAACGAACGCATACACTAGCAGCAGGAGATGCAAAGGCTTTCAGTGATGTGAGTATTATCGGTGACTCTGTTGCTCTTAGATCCAGTGCAGCTTTCTCAAAACTCATGCCACAGGCTCAGTTAGATGCCGCGGTAAGTCGTAATTTTTCGGAAGCATTTGAGTTATTTACTAATCAAATTAACTCTAACTCTTTATCTAATACAGTTGTTTTAGCAGTTGGGGTCAATTCACTAGATAACTATGTCCAAGACGTTCAATCATTTATTGAAGCTTTACCAAAAGGACATCGTTTGGTCTTAGTTTCTCCGTATAATGCTAAAAATGCAACTCAAGTAGCCGAGGCGAGAGATTATGCTATTAAGCTCCCTAAAAAATATAAGTACGTGACGATAGCAGACTGGTACAAGATTGCTATCGATAACCCAGATATCTGGTATGGCAGTGATGGTGTGCATTACAGTGAAGACAGTCAAGGGGCTGAGTTATACGTTTCTACTATCCAAAAAGCCATTGAACAAGCTGCTAAAAAAGTCGCTAAATAAAATGCTTGCAAATTATTTTACTAAGAAAAGCCGGAGTTGATTTGCTCTGGCTTTTTGTGAGAATGAAATATTTTTTTGATCTCATAGGGAAGTAGTAACTCAAATCTACAAAAGAAGACGCTTTCAGAAAATATCGTCCTAGTTGATACCTTATTTCTGAAAAAAGTAAGTGTAAAAAAGCACGCTATCAAAGGGTTTCAGAAATAGCTTGAAAAAAACTTCACAAAAATCTTGTGAAATGATTTACAAATTTTCAAAAAGTGTTATAATAATTTTGTAAACAAAATTGTGAAACTTTTAACAAGATAAAGGAGTCTCAAATGACTGAAGGACATAACACTGTTGAAACAACCTCTGTTTCTGCGACAATTGATACTCTTGTTCAAAAAGGTTTAGCTGCTCTTGAAGAGATGCGTAAGCTTGACCAAGAACAAGTTGACTATATCGTAGCAAAAGCTTCTGTTGCTGCCTTGGATGCACATGGAGTACTTGCTAAACATGCTTACGAAGAAACAGGTCGCGGTGTCTTTGAAGATAAAGCAACAAAAAATCTATTTGCTTGTGAGCATGTGGTTAATAACATGCGCCATCAAAAAACAGTAGGAATTATTGAAGAAGATGACGTGACAGGTTTGACGTTGATTGCTGAGCCGGTGGGTGTTATCTGTGGGATTACGCCAACAACTAACCCAACTTCAACAGCTATCTTTAAATCTTTAATCTCGTTAAAAACACGTAATCCAATCATTTTTGCTTTCCACCCATCTGCTCAAGAATCATCAGCGCATGCCGCTCGGATTGTTAGAGATGCTGCTATAGCCGCTGGTGCTCCTGAGAACTGTGTTCAGTGGGTTGAAACACCATCGCTTGAAGCAACAAATGCTTTGATGAATCATGATGGCATTGCAACCATCCTTGCTACAGGTGGAAATGCTATGGTTAAAGCAGCTTACTCATGTGGAAAACCTGCTCTTGGGGTAGGTGCTGGTAATGTTCCAGCCTATGTGGAAAAATCTGCTAACATCCGCCAAGCAGCTCATGATATTGTTATGTCAAAATCATTTGACAACGGTATGGTCTGTGCGTCTGAACAAGCTGTTATCGTGGACAAAGAAATCTATGACGACTTTGTTGCAGAGTTCAAATCTTATCATACTTATTTTGTAAATAAAAAAGAAAAAGCCCTTCTTGAAGAATTCTGTTTTGGTGCAAAAGCTAACAGCAAAAACTGTGCTGGCGCTAAATTGAATCCAAACATTGTTGGGAAACCAGCTACTTGGATTGCAGAACAAGCTGGATTTACTGTCCCAGAAGGAACGAATATTCTTGCTGCAGAATGTAAAGAAGTTTCAGAAAATGAGCCATTAACACGTGAAAAATTATCTCCAGTCATTGCTGTTTTGAAGTCTGAATCACGTGAAGACGGTGTTGAAAAAGCTCGTCAAATGGTTGAATTTAATGGACTTGGTCACTCAGCTGCCATTCATACAGCAGATGCAGAGTTGGCGAAGGAATTTGGTACTAGAATTCGTGCTATCCGTGTCATCTGGAATTCACCTTCTACATTTGGTGGTATCGGTGATGTTTACAATGCTTTCTTACCATCATTGACCTTAGGATGTGGTTCTTATGGCCGCAACTCAGTTGGTGATAACGTTAGTGCTGTTAATCTCTTGAACATCAAAAAAGTAGGAAGACGTAGAAATAATATGCAATGGTTTAAAGTTCCTTCAAAAACATACTTCGAACGTGATTCAATTCAATACCTTCAAAAATGCCGTGACGTTGAACGCGTGATGATTGTTACTGACCATGCCATGGTTGAACTTGGCTTCTTGGATCGTATCATTGAACAATTGGACCTTCGTCGTAATAAAGTGGTTTACCAAATCTTTGCAGATGTTGAACCAGATCCAGATATTACAACGGTTATGAAAGGTACTGAATTAATGCGTACCTTCAAGCCAGACACCATTATTGCCCTTGGGGGTGGTTCCCCAATGGATGCTGCCAAAGTAATGTGGTTATTCTATGAGCAACCAGAAGTTGATTTCCATGACCTTGTCCAAAAATTCATGGATATTCGTAAACGTGCTTTCAAATTCCCAGAACTTGGTAAGAAAACAAAATTCATTGCCATTCCAACTACATCTGGTACAGGTTCAGAGGTAACACCATTTGCTGTTATTTCAGACAAGGCTAACAACCGTAAGTACCCAATTGCTGACTACTCATTGACACCAACTGTGGCAATTGTTGACCCAGCTTTGGTATTGACAGTTCCAGGCTTTATCGCTGCAGATACTGGTATGGACGTTTTGACACACGCCACAGAAGCTTATGTATCTCAAATGGCTAACGACTTTACAGATGGTTTGGCGCTTCAAGCAATTAAGATTGTCTTTGAAACTCTTGAAAAATCTGTTAAAGAAGCTGACTTTGAGTCACGTGAAAAAATGCATAATGCTTCAACAATGGCAGGTATGGCATTTGCCAATGCTTTCCTAGGTATTTCTCACTCAATGGCACATAAGATTGGTGCACAATTCCACACTGTTCATGGTCGTACCAATGCAATCTTGCTTCCATACGTTATCCGTTACAACGGTACACGTCCAGCTAAGACTGCAACATGGCCTAAGTACAATTACTACCGTGCGGATGAAAAATACCAAGACATTGCGAAATTATTAGGACTTCCAGCTTCAACACCAGAAGAAGCCGTTGAGTCTTATGCGAAAGCTGTTTATGAGCTTGGTTGCCGTGTTGGCATTAAGATGAACTTCAAAGATCAAGGAATTGATGAGAACGAGTGGAAAGAACATTCACGTGCCTTGGCTTACCTTGCTTATGAAGACCAATGTTCGCCTGCTAACCCACGCTTACCAATGGTTGACCATATGCAAGAAATCATTGAAGATGCTTATTATGGTTACGCAGAGCGCCCAGGACGCCGTAAATAATCTCTTTTAAAGTGTTGTGATGCAACGACCTCTTATGACTAGAACCATAAGAGGTCGTTTTTTCGTGTATTGAGTTGACTACAACATACCCAAATCCCCTCTACAAACAAAAAGATAAAGAACAAAAAACTTAACTAGTTATGTTTCTGAAAATTTTCAAAAATGAGTTGACATTGACTATACAAAGGTATAAAATTCTAAGTGTAAACGATTTCATTAAAACAATTAATCCGTTATTAGAATAAATGGAGGAAACTTATGAAAGCAGTTACTTATATCGCGCCAGGGAAACTGGAGCTTACTGATCACCCTAAACCAGAGATTCTTGCTCCAACAGATGCAGTGGTTCGCTTGTTAAAAACAACTATTTGTGGGACAGATTTACATATCTTAGGTGGAGATGTCCCTGAGACTACTGCTGGAACTATCTTGGGACATGAAGGGATTGGTATTATTGAGTCAGTAGGTTCTGCAGTTAATCAGTTCAAGGTAGGTGATAAAGTCATCATTTCATGTATTACTGCCTGCAACACCTGCTATTACTGTAAAAAAGGCGTTCCTGCCCATTGTGAAAAAGGGGGATGGATTCTAGGACATTTAATTAATGGCACACAAGCAGAATATGTTCATGTTCCTCAGGCAGATGGTAGCCTTTATCATGCTCCAAAAACGGTCGAAGACGATGCCTTAGTGATGTTATCAGATATTTTTCCAACTTCTTATGAAATAGGAGTTCAGTCAGCCAAGGTAAAACCTGGCGATACAGTTTGTATTGTTGGAGCAGGTCCTATTGGCTTGGCAGCTCTGCTAA
Coding sequences within it:
- a CDS encoding zinc-dependent alcohol dehydrogenase family protein — protein: MKAVTYIAPGKLELTDHPKPEILAPTDAVVRLLKTTICGTDLHILGGDVPETTAGTILGHEGIGIIESVGSAVNQFKVGDKVIISCITACNTCYYCKKGVPAHCEKGGWILGHLINGTQAEYVHVPQADGSLYHAPKTVEDDALVMLSDIFPTSYEIGVQSAKVKPGDTVCIVGAGPIGLAALLTAQFYSPAKLIMVDLSESRLEAAKRFGATDTICSGNLEVIAQKVNELTDGRGVDVAIECVGYPATFDICQKIVAIGGHVSNVGVHGKPVTLDLQDLWIKNITMSTGLVNANTTEMLLNVLKSGKIDATKMVTHHFKLSEIEKAYEVFKNAGPNKALKVIIENDITG
- a CDS encoding acyltransferase family protein is translated as MRIKWFSFVRVTGLLLVLLYHFFKNTFPGGFIGVDIFFTFSGYLITALLIDEYTKKESIDIIGFLRRRFYRIVPPLVLMILLTIPFTFLVKSDFIANLGSQIAAVLGFTTNIYEILTGSSYESQFIPHLFVHTWSLAIEVHFYLIWGVLIWLLAKRQDSHKKLRGLLFLISSGVFAVSFLSMFIRAFVTSNISLIYFSSFSHSFPFFLGAMFATMTGIKETTVRFQKNVRLWSRQQVIAVMVGASALLLLLTITLNFNHIMTYLFGFALASLFASVMIYAARVLHEQTPDWQEPKVVTYLADISYGIYLFHWPFYIIFTQLMSNVLAVILTTFFSVLFATMSYYIVEPLIQGKKPNLLGLEIDLSPYYKWISGVSLVLAFLAFGICVAAPKVGKFERQLLVSSLQQAQNNIERTHTLAAGDAKAFSDVSIIGDSVALRSSAAFSKLMPQAQLDAAVSRNFSEAFELFTNQINSNSLSNTVVLAVGVNSLDNYVQDVQSFIEALPKGHRLVLVSPYNAKNATQVAEARDYAIKLPKKYKYVTIADWYKIAIDNPDIWYGSDGVHYSEDSQGAELYVSTIQKAIEQAAKKVAK
- the adhE gene encoding bifunctional acetaldehyde-CoA/alcohol dehydrogenase; the protein is MTEGHNTVETTSVSATIDTLVQKGLAALEEMRKLDQEQVDYIVAKASVAALDAHGVLAKHAYEETGRGVFEDKATKNLFACEHVVNNMRHQKTVGIIEEDDVTGLTLIAEPVGVICGITPTTNPTSTAIFKSLISLKTRNPIIFAFHPSAQESSAHAARIVRDAAIAAGAPENCVQWVETPSLEATNALMNHDGIATILATGGNAMVKAAYSCGKPALGVGAGNVPAYVEKSANIRQAAHDIVMSKSFDNGMVCASEQAVIVDKEIYDDFVAEFKSYHTYFVNKKEKALLEEFCFGAKANSKNCAGAKLNPNIVGKPATWIAEQAGFTVPEGTNILAAECKEVSENEPLTREKLSPVIAVLKSESREDGVEKARQMVEFNGLGHSAAIHTADAELAKEFGTRIRAIRVIWNSPSTFGGIGDVYNAFLPSLTLGCGSYGRNSVGDNVSAVNLLNIKKVGRRRNNMQWFKVPSKTYFERDSIQYLQKCRDVERVMIVTDHAMVELGFLDRIIEQLDLRRNKVVYQIFADVEPDPDITTVMKGTELMRTFKPDTIIALGGGSPMDAAKVMWLFYEQPEVDFHDLVQKFMDIRKRAFKFPELGKKTKFIAIPTTSGTGSEVTPFAVISDKANNRKYPIADYSLTPTVAIVDPALVLTVPGFIAADTGMDVLTHATEAYVSQMANDFTDGLALQAIKIVFETLEKSVKEADFESREKMHNASTMAGMAFANAFLGISHSMAHKIGAQFHTVHGRTNAILLPYVIRYNGTRPAKTATWPKYNYYRADEKYQDIAKLLGLPASTPEEAVESYAKAVYELGCRVGIKMNFKDQGIDENEWKEHSRALAYLAYEDQCSPANPRLPMVDHMQEIIEDAYYGYAERPGRRK